One part of the Candidatus Cloacimonadota bacterium genome encodes these proteins:
- the hutH gene encoding histidine ammonia-lyase: MQEIIIDGSSLSLEAVAQVAIQKAPIRLAEQSISKVIKCRDYVERVIANGDIVYGLTTGFGKFSSVCIAKENIAELQSNLIRSHAVSVGDPYSEEITRAIMLLRIAVLAKGHSGIRLETLQTLVEMLNKHVHPIIPMRGSVGASGDLSPLSHLALVLLGEGEALYMGQRMTGFEAMKKANISPVKLAAKEGLALNNGTQVMAAIGALCLIRSELMCKQADILAAMSIDALLGTPQAMDPLVHKLRPHPGQLYSAENIRKLIDNSPLRKSHLNCDNVQDAYSLRCSPQVHGAVRDALCYARKVLEIEINSATDNPLIFPDEDKVISGGNFHGEPLAIALDTMGIAISELANISERRMEQILNPALSRGLPPFLAHRPGLDSGFMIIQLTAASLVSENKVLSHPASVDNIPTSANQEDHVSMGSVSAIKLLQIVENVNNVLAIELMIATQAIDIRDIPSSEAIESVRAKLRSLVPRLREDRVMYKEIQTAQCLIKQGDILSAVESMGIKID; the protein is encoded by the coding sequence ATGCAAGAAATAATTATCGACGGTAGTAGTCTAAGTCTGGAGGCAGTAGCACAGGTTGCAATTCAAAAAGCACCGATTCGCTTAGCCGAGCAAAGTATTAGCAAAGTTATAAAATGCCGAGATTACGTTGAGCGCGTAATTGCCAACGGAGACATAGTATACGGGCTTACAACCGGATTTGGCAAATTCAGTAGTGTATGCATAGCTAAAGAGAACATTGCAGAATTGCAGTCGAATCTTATTCGCAGTCATGCCGTAAGTGTTGGCGATCCCTACAGTGAAGAAATTACCCGGGCAATTATGTTATTACGCATAGCTGTGCTTGCAAAAGGGCATTCTGGGATAAGACTGGAAACCCTGCAAACCTTAGTTGAGATGTTAAACAAACATGTACATCCTATAATACCCATGCGGGGATCGGTAGGAGCAAGCGGAGATCTTTCTCCACTGTCACATCTGGCATTAGTGCTTTTAGGCGAGGGCGAAGCCTTATATATGGGGCAGCGAATGACTGGCTTCGAAGCGATGAAAAAAGCAAACATTTCGCCGGTCAAGCTGGCAGCAAAAGAAGGATTAGCTTTGAATAATGGTACGCAAGTAATGGCAGCAATTGGTGCATTATGCCTAATCAGATCTGAGCTAATGTGCAAACAGGCAGACATCCTTGCCGCCATGTCCATCGATGCTCTTTTAGGCACACCCCAGGCTATGGACCCATTAGTTCACAAATTAAGACCTCATCCGGGGCAGTTGTATTCCGCAGAGAACATTCGTAAGCTTATAGATAACAGCCCTCTGCGTAAAAGCCATCTCAACTGCGATAATGTTCAGGATGCATATTCCCTACGATGCTCTCCCCAAGTACATGGAGCAGTACGCGATGCTTTATGCTATGCCCGTAAGGTTCTGGAAATAGAAATTAATTCTGCTACCGATAATCCTCTCATCTTTCCCGATGAGGACAAAGTGATTTCTGGTGGGAACTTTCATGGTGAACCTTTGGCTATTGCCTTAGATACCATGGGTATAGCAATCAGCGAACTAGCAAACATCAGTGAGCGGCGCATGGAGCAAATCCTCAATCCCGCTTTATCTAGGGGATTGCCACCCTTTTTGGCTCATCGACCCGGATTAGACTCGGGATTTATGATAATCCAGTTAACTGCTGCATCACTTGTTAGTGAAAACAAAGTACTGTCTCACCCCGCCTCTGTAGATAACATTCCAACCTCTGCAAATCAGGAAGACCACGTATCAATGGGATCTGTTTCGGCCATAAAACTATTACAGATTGTAGAAAACGTTAATAACGTTCTTGCTATAGAACTGATGATAGCTACGCAGGCTATAGACATTCGAGATATCCCCAGCTCTGAGGCTATTGAAAGTGTGCGGGCAAAGCTCCGCTCTTTAGTGCCCAGGCTTCGTGAAGATAGAGTGATGTACAAAGAGATTCAAACCGCCCAATGCTTAATCAAGCAAGGTGACATTCTTAGCGCCGTGGAAAGCATGGGAATAAAAATCGATTGA
- a CDS encoding response regulator, whose product MDKHVKILVIDDDQALLDGISLSIQNYTDYKVDSCNDPVEAMRWLYTNDYSAVISDVNMPKMNGLQVVSVVSKYDEKIPVILITGFSDTEIMRKAIHLGVYEFLRKPFEISELIVSAKKAVEAYQLRVQNQLYHDHLELLVQQRTIELFAAKSKLEKSYINTIHAMVNAMEVNDIYTRGHSERVTVIAMQLGKLMQIQKEELRQLRIGALLHDLGKIGILSNVLNKEQNLTTSEYDIIKQHPIIGAKIINPIGLPETISRIILQHHEWANGAGYPYGICLNEIHPLARIVSVADSFDAMTSQRPYRKKLTYKEAAKEVFDNFNIQFDPEVGKVFVNHQQDIFEKLKNPDALNNLLQETI is encoded by the coding sequence ATGGATAAGCATGTAAAAATATTGGTGATTGACGACGACCAAGCCCTGTTGGATGGAATTAGTCTGAGTATTCAAAATTATACAGACTATAAGGTAGATAGCTGTAACGATCCGGTAGAAGCCATGCGCTGGCTTTACACCAACGATTACTCGGCAGTTATAAGCGATGTAAATATGCCAAAAATGAATGGATTGCAGGTGGTAAGCGTTGTTTCAAAATATGATGAAAAAATTCCGGTAATTCTCATTACGGGGTTTTCGGATACAGAAATAATGCGTAAAGCTATCCACTTGGGAGTTTATGAGTTTTTAAGAAAACCATTTGAAATAAGTGAACTTATCGTAAGCGCCAAAAAAGCAGTTGAAGCATACCAATTGCGAGTTCAAAATCAGCTTTATCACGATCACCTAGAATTGTTGGTACAACAACGAACCATTGAACTTTTTGCCGCCAAAAGCAAATTGGAAAAAAGCTATATAAACACTATCCATGCTATGGTAAATGCCATGGAAGTGAACGACATATATACGCGAGGGCACTCGGAACGAGTTACCGTAATTGCTATGCAACTGGGTAAGCTAATGCAAATTCAAAAAGAAGAACTACGGCAATTGCGTATTGGCGCCTTGCTACATGATCTGGGAAAAATTGGCATTTTGAGTAACGTTCTTAACAAAGAACAAAACCTCACAACAAGCGAATATGACATTATAAAACAACACCCTATAATTGGCGCAAAAATCATAAACCCCATTGGTTTGCCCGAAACGATAAGCCGAATCATCTTGCAGCATCATGAGTGGGCGAATGGGGCTGGTTATCCCTATGGCATTTGCCTCAATGAGATACATCCTTTGGCGCGAATTGTAAGTGTGGCAGACAGTTTTGATGCCATGACTAGTCAGCGTCCCTACCGCAAAAAGCTCACATATAAAGAGGCAGCAAAAGAAGTATTCGATAATTTCAATATTCAGTTTGATCCGGAAGTAGGTAAGGTGTTTGTAAATCACCAACAAGATATTTTTGAAAAATTGAAAAACCCAGATGCCTTAAACAACCTCTTGCAAGAAACAATCTAA
- a CDS encoding endonuclease III — protein sequence MTNKEIDRVMQLLEEHFYSVKTPIVDLIQAKTQEPFKVLVATILSARTKDETTAKVVNDLFSVVNKPEDLDKLSVDELDKIIYQVGFHNAKTKHLKALPTVLREKFDNRVPSEIDDLLLLPGVGRKTANLVRAVAFSLPAICVDIHVHRICNRWGYIKTDTPLQSEMELRAKLPQKHWLKINSYVVAFGQNLCKPRKPLCDKCTIFQYCKRMGVN from the coding sequence GTGACCAATAAAGAAATTGACCGAGTAATGCAACTGCTTGAGGAACACTTCTATAGCGTTAAAACTCCGATTGTGGACCTGATTCAAGCAAAAACACAAGAACCTTTTAAGGTTCTGGTGGCAACCATTCTCAGCGCTCGCACTAAAGATGAAACTACTGCCAAAGTGGTGAATGATCTATTCAGTGTAGTCAATAAGCCGGAAGATTTAGATAAACTTAGCGTTGATGAACTGGATAAGATTATTTATCAAGTTGGCTTTCATAACGCTAAAACAAAACATCTTAAAGCTTTACCCACGGTTTTGCGAGAGAAATTTGACAATCGGGTACCAAGTGAGATCGATGATTTGTTGTTATTGCCGGGAGTGGGGCGTAAAACGGCAAATCTGGTGCGTGCAGTTGCTTTTTCTTTGCCGGCAATTTGTGTAGATATCCACGTTCATCGCATTTGTAACCGCTGGGGATATATTAAAACAGATACTCCTCTGCAATCTGAAATGGAACTGAGAGCCAAACTGCCACAAAAGCATTGGCTAAAAATAAACTCTTACGTTGTTGCCTTTGGGCAAAATCTGTGCAAACCACGTAAACCCTTGTGCGACAAATGTACTATTTTCCAATATTGTAAACGAATGGGAGTTAATTAG
- a CDS encoding SOS response-associated peptidase: MCGRFAQVIKHDQLVLLQKELRASLSSEQAEISFNVAPTHVIMAIVSKANLRYNGFFRWGLIPAWMKSIPKTPLINVRSESIHEKPSFKASFIRRRAIIPANGFYEWASPQKIPYYIYPADGSLLYMAGIYDVWEAGDGSYIPSIGIITKAADKFMQNLHQRMPLILAKQQIDLWLDPGLQDLDILKSLLVPLQDPALECHRVSTAVNKVTNNDESLIRKADFQEELIF, from the coding sequence ATGTGTGGAAGATTTGCACAAGTAATTAAGCATGATCAATTAGTTTTGCTACAAAAAGAGCTTCGGGCTTCACTTAGTTCCGAACAAGCCGAAATATCCTTCAATGTGGCTCCCACGCATGTAATTATGGCAATTGTAAGTAAGGCAAATCTGCGCTATAATGGATTCTTCCGTTGGGGTTTAATTCCTGCTTGGATGAAGAGTATTCCTAAAACACCTCTCATCAATGTTCGCAGTGAAAGCATCCACGAGAAGCCATCATTCAAGGCATCATTTATCCGGCGACGGGCAATAATTCCTGCCAATGGATTTTACGAATGGGCATCCCCACAAAAAATACCTTACTATATCTACCCTGCAGATGGCTCTCTGCTTTATATGGCAGGTATTTACGATGTGTGGGAAGCAGGAGATGGGAGTTATATACCTTCTATAGGCATCATTACCAAAGCCGCTGACAAGTTCATGCAAAACCTACATCAGCGCATGCCTCTCATTTTAGCTAAACAGCAAATTGATTTATGGTTAGATCCTGGTTTGCAAGATCTTGATATATTAAAAAGCTTGCTTGTTCCCCTTCAAGATCCAGCATTAGAATGTCACCGTGTAAGCACGGCAGTTAATAAAGTGACAAATAACGATGAGTCACTTATTAGAAAAGCTGATTTTCAAGAAGAGCTCATTTTTTAG
- a CDS encoding HIT family protein, giving the protein MNCVFCAISSDAYIIENDCFFAIKDKRPVSKGHCLIVSKRHSPDFFSLSPIEASSLLDITKKLKEYLDAEYCPPSYNLLMNCGARAGQTVFHYHLHVIPRY; this is encoded by the coding sequence ATGAACTGCGTGTTTTGTGCAATATCATCTGATGCTTATATTATTGAAAATGATTGTTTCTTTGCTATCAAAGATAAACGCCCCGTATCCAAAGGACATTGCCTTATTGTTTCCAAGCGCCACAGCCCCGACTTTTTTTCACTTTCACCAATCGAGGCGAGTTCCTTGCTGGATATCACCAAAAAACTTAAGGAATATCTGGATGCAGAATATTGCCCTCCTAGCTACAATTTGCTTATGAATTGTGGTGCCAGAGCGGGACAAACGGTTTTCCACTACCATTTGCATGTTATTCCACGCTATTAA
- a CDS encoding tetratricopeptide repeat protein: protein MRNLRIIVYTAALFLLIACGIDNTMYNAKNYFKSAQERPLSANGRPTPQAVDEYTKTIQKCGIILTRNSTGKRADDALFLMARALYYKKNSAFQAKDAFESLITGYPKSKHIPDANIYLARILREINQAAQSEAVLEGFVRNPKYIKHHPRALLLLADFEISDEDYIRAQYWLQRIMNDYGKTKEAKEAFFLIGKNYYMQKDYNKSLEEFRTFIDTRGIPKEKKLEAHYYIAINMMMLQQYVDALKEIRYVVRNETRPDMLSRAKVLYGRILLANGEEEDGLEELESVTKTYSRTEHSAAAYYYWGRYLYYTNNDHDTAVTYLNKVRAEFSTSEYSTLGNQLASAITQSTSGQKPSNSNNLQQFLDYYYQRAESFLGAIALPDSALMNYQFVIAQRDSFAIQIDSLSQVISEITAQIDSLEFMLSDSLKTDIAVSIEDSLATVMPDSLSILLEETDTAVDSSFAESPEIVETITEATELNVLEATSLPDSTTSVSIEEVQFADSLNTEEIIEPKPDIPDAVTQNDLTLDIDNPQSAEHAESPPETPEKALSPEELYASINTLERRLETEQKQLEELNEILHQFDTEILPFCYYSMFTIQNKISGREDETEEIHQTLIQRFPRSLYTAAANAVVAGKKPTLTDPDWEEAEIAFDAALEMYPDNPDSLISAMQDFIESEYSDLSIKANYRLGWHYSFEAPDTTLAKTYLNVVLEYDEPPEYKQLVLRFYDGQKFLKRESDYSYIQVPDSLLTADPDSLNSTEPIELDSLDMLSQTTLVDSLSIDTLKAEIDSLDIGSSPQVEDSLSVKPSEAINNILDIEEKAALEESLTIEKDHTLPTTDSLKPDSLDVLPQVDSNPTEALENNTEQNPVSNIDPIPAPPANKEDSESK from the coding sequence ATGAGAAATTTGCGCATAATTGTCTATACTGCAGCCCTGTTCTTGCTTATTGCATGCGGCATAGACAACACTATGTATAATGCCAAAAACTATTTTAAGAGTGCGCAGGAACGCCCCCTAAGCGCCAATGGACGTCCTACGCCTCAAGCAGTAGACGAATACACCAAAACCATTCAGAAATGCGGCATTATCCTAACTCGTAATAGCACCGGAAAACGAGCCGATGATGCACTGTTCTTGATGGCACGAGCTTTGTATTACAAAAAGAATTCTGCCTTTCAAGCCAAAGATGCTTTCGAAAGCCTGATTACCGGATACCCCAAAAGTAAACATATCCCCGATGCAAATATCTATTTGGCAAGAATTCTGCGCGAGATCAATCAGGCTGCTCAATCTGAGGCTGTATTAGAAGGATTTGTTCGCAATCCCAAATACATTAAGCACCATCCCCGAGCCCTTCTGCTCTTAGCCGATTTTGAAATCTCGGATGAAGACTATATCCGTGCTCAATATTGGCTGCAACGCATAATGAATGATTATGGTAAAACAAAGGAAGCAAAAGAAGCGTTTTTCTTGATTGGGAAAAACTACTATATGCAGAAGGATTACAATAAATCTTTAGAGGAATTTAGAACCTTTATTGATACCAGGGGAATCCCTAAAGAAAAGAAATTGGAGGCTCACTATTATATAGCCATTAACATGATGATGTTACAGCAGTACGTAGACGCCCTAAAAGAAATCAGATATGTGGTGCGCAACGAAACCAGACCCGATATGCTATCGCGCGCAAAAGTGCTTTATGGCAGAATTCTCTTGGCAAATGGCGAAGAAGAAGATGGCTTGGAAGAATTGGAAAGCGTAACCAAGACCTATTCTCGCACAGAGCATTCTGCTGCAGCATACTACTATTGGGGAAGATATCTATATTATACTAATAATGATCACGATACTGCAGTTACCTATCTAAATAAAGTTAGAGCCGAGTTTAGCACTTCCGAATACAGCACTCTAGGCAATCAGTTGGCAAGTGCCATAACCCAAAGTACAAGTGGACAAAAACCTTCCAACAGCAACAATTTGCAACAATTTTTGGATTATTATTATCAACGAGCCGAAAGCTTCTTAGGTGCCATCGCATTGCCGGATTCTGCCTTAATGAACTATCAATTCGTAATAGCCCAAAGAGATAGTTTCGCTATACAAATAGATTCTTTAAGCCAGGTCATTTCCGAAATCACTGCTCAAATAGACAGCTTAGAATTTATGCTTTCAGATAGCCTCAAAACAGACATTGCAGTAAGTATCGAAGATAGCTTGGCAACAGTTATGCCGGATTCGCTCTCAATACTTTTGGAAGAAACAGATACTGCTGTAGATAGCAGTTTTGCAGAAAGTCCAGAAATAGTTGAAACAATTACTGAGGCAACTGAATTAAATGTGTTAGAAGCCACAAGCCTGCCGGATAGCACAACTTCTGTGAGCATAGAGGAGGTTCAATTTGCCGATAGCCTTAACACAGAAGAGATAATTGAACCCAAACCCGATATTCCTGATGCTGTTACTCAAAATGATTTAACTTTGGATATAGATAACCCACAAAGCGCTGAGCACGCAGAAAGCCCTCCTGAAACGCCGGAAAAAGCATTAAGCCCTGAAGAGCTTTATGCCTCCATAAACACCCTAGAGCGACGACTTGAAACAGAACAAAAGCAATTGGAAGAACTCAACGAAATTCTTCACCAGTTCGATACCGAGATTTTACCCTTCTGCTATTATTCCATGTTCACTATCCAAAACAAAATATCCGGTAGGGAAGACGAAACCGAAGAGATACATCAAACCTTAATTCAACGCTTCCCTCGAAGCCTTTATACTGCCGCTGCCAATGCCGTCGTTGCCGGCAAAAAACCCACACTAACCGATCCAGACTGGGAAGAAGCAGAAATTGCCTTCGATGCTGCCTTAGAGATGTATCCAGATAACCCCGATTCGCTCATTTCTGCCATGCAAGATTTTATAGAAAGCGAATATAGTGATCTCAGCATAAAAGCAAATTACCGCTTAGGTTGGCACTACAGTTTTGAAGCTCCCGATACTACCTTAGCCAAAACCTATTTGAATGTGGTCTTAGAATATGACGAACCTCCTGAATATAAACAGCTAGTGCTCCGCTTTTATGACGGACAGAAATTTTTGAAGCGAGAATCGGATTATAGTTATATTCAAGTCCCCGATAGTTTGCTTACGGCAGATCCCGATAGCTTGAACAGCACAGAACCAATCGAATTGGACAGCCTAGATATGCTTTCGCAAACCACATTAGTAGATAGCTTGAGCATCGACACCCTAAAAGCGGAAATAGATAGCCTTGATATAGGCTCTAGTCCACAAGTTGAAGATTCCCTATCGGTAAAACCTTCTGAAGCCATTAACAATATCCTCGATATCGAAGAGAAAGCTGCCCTAGAAGAAAGTTTAACAATAGAGAAGGATCATACTCTTCCTACAACAGATAGCTTAAAGCCAGACAGCCTTGATGTTTTGCCCCAAGTAGATAGTAATCCCACTGAAGCTTTAGAAAACAACACAGAACAAAACCCTGTAAGTAATATAGATCCCATTCCAGCTCCCCCCGCTAATAAAGAGGACTCAGAAAGTAAATGA